One genomic segment of Myxococcales bacterium includes these proteins:
- a CDS encoding phosphomannomutase: MSNKINCFKAYDVRGRIPDELNEDIAYRIGRAYASFVSPTRVVVGHDIRLTSESISDALVKGLRDSGVDILHIGTCGTEEVYFATFHYGVDGGIVVTASHNPKDYNGMKFVREDSRPISGDTGLFEIQRLAEENQFELAETPGSLEPLDHRSAYIEHLLTYFDASQCSPLKIVVNAGNGGAGSVIDALEGSLPYEFIKVHHEPDGNFPNGVPNPLVPENRPPTIDKIKETGADLGIAWDGDFDRCFFFDEEGNFIEGYYIVGLLASAFLDKRPGQKVVHDPRLTWNTIEIVTERKGTAVLSKTGHAFIKERMRAEDAVYGGEMSAHHYFRDFSYCDSGMIPWLLVSELMSIRGQKLSELVAERMEKFPVSGEINRRLEDPVVMIARVKSAFEGDAISVDLTDGLTLEFDEWRFNVRSSNTEPVVRLNVESKANRDLMAEKTKAILDILGGEPA; the protein is encoded by the coding sequence ATGTCAAACAAGATCAACTGTTTCAAGGCCTACGATGTTCGCGGTCGGATCCCCGATGAACTCAACGAAGACATCGCCTACCGGATCGGTCGCGCCTACGCGAGTTTTGTTTCGCCCACAAGGGTCGTGGTGGGGCACGACATCCGGCTCACCAGCGAATCCATCAGCGACGCACTGGTCAAGGGACTGCGAGACAGTGGTGTAGACATCCTGCATATCGGAACCTGCGGGACCGAGGAGGTCTATTTCGCAACCTTTCATTACGGCGTGGACGGTGGAATTGTCGTCACCGCAAGCCACAATCCCAAGGACTACAACGGCATGAAGTTCGTCCGTGAGGACTCGCGGCCGATCAGTGGCGACACGGGGTTGTTCGAGATTCAAAGATTGGCGGAGGAGAATCAATTCGAGCTGGCGGAAACTCCGGGGAGTCTCGAGCCACTCGATCATCGCAGCGCTTACATCGAGCACCTGCTGACCTATTTCGACGCGAGTCAGTGCAGCCCCCTCAAGATTGTTGTGAACGCTGGCAACGGGGGTGCGGGGTCGGTGATCGACGCACTCGAGGGATCGCTCCCGTACGAGTTCATCAAAGTTCATCACGAGCCCGACGGCAACTTTCCAAACGGGGTGCCGAACCCGCTGGTTCCAGAGAACCGACCACCGACGATCGACAAGATCAAAGAGACCGGCGCGGACCTCGGAATTGCCTGGGATGGAGACTTTGATCGCTGCTTCTTTTTCGATGAGGAGGGAAACTTCATCGAGGGGTATTACATCGTGGGACTGCTGGCTTCCGCATTTCTCGACAAGCGACCCGGTCAAAAGGTGGTCCACGATCCTCGCCTCACCTGGAACACCATTGAAATCGTCACGGAACGCAAGGGCACTGCAGTCTTGAGCAAGACCGGACACGCGTTCATCAAAGAGCGCATGCGAGCAGAAGACGCGGTGTACGGCGGTGAAATGAGTGCTCACCACTACTTTCGCGATTTCTCCTATTGCGACTCAGGAATGATTCCCTGGTTGTTGGTGAGCGAACTGATGTCGATCCGCGGACAAAAGTTGTCCGAACTGGTGGCCGAGCGAATGGAAAAGTTTCCCGTGAGCGGTGAGATCAATCGACGCCTCGAGGACCCGGTTGTGATGATTGCCCGGGTGAAGAGCGCATTTGAAGGCGATGCAATCAGTGTCGATCTCACCGATGGCCTCACCCTGGAGTTCGACGAGTGGCGCTTCAACGTGCGATCTTCCAACACCGAACCGGTCGTGAGATTGAACGTC
- a CDS encoding acyltransferase translates to MSSSPVESESTKSETRVLALDGLRGIAASMVVITHAVSALAKPLDAILALHHSPIALLANGGGGVHIFFVLSGFCLAGSARRAQNILGLARFYLRRVLRIHPPYVIGLLLSWMLSGWVYERSAPIDALSQTMIDMRRVHISPRALQHALMFPGRAFVQLPVGWTLQVEAVFSILLPMLMLVATRTHWLLLVAVSLPMLTIEEETSLDYMRFFLDFSFGIAIYCERDQLSRLFARIPAAARGLFLLTGIGLLTSPVYFMIDTHIPVRALVLYCCGAAVTVMCVVHMPGVRRLLSLPILGWIGRISFSVYLIHAPIIILLSHYVDHQLNLFEGMIFVVLSLVATYAIAPLFYYGVEEPSIRAGYWVSAKLESLGRSGSEGNS, encoded by the coding sequence ATGTCGTCGTCTCCCGTTGAATCGGAATCCACAAAATCCGAGACGCGCGTGCTCGCGCTGGACGGCTTGCGCGGAATCGCAGCTTCGATGGTAGTGATTACGCATGCCGTGAGCGCACTGGCAAAGCCCCTCGATGCGATACTCGCCCTGCACCACAGCCCGATCGCACTGCTCGCGAACGGCGGCGGCGGCGTGCATATCTTCTTTGTCTTGAGTGGCTTTTGTCTCGCGGGCTCCGCGCGGCGAGCCCAGAACATTCTCGGCCTGGCGAGGTTCTACCTTCGCAGGGTGTTGCGAATTCATCCGCCCTACGTGATCGGGCTGCTGCTCTCGTGGATGCTGAGCGGTTGGGTGTACGAGCGTAGCGCTCCCATCGATGCTCTGAGTCAAACCATGATCGACATGCGTCGGGTTCACATCTCGCCTCGCGCCCTGCAGCACGCGCTGATGTTTCCCGGTCGTGCATTCGTCCAGTTGCCCGTCGGTTGGACACTTCAAGTGGAAGCCGTGTTCTCGATTCTGCTGCCCATGTTGATGCTCGTCGCGACACGGACACACTGGCTGTTGCTCGTCGCAGTCTCGCTGCCGATGCTCACGATCGAAGAGGAGACGAGCCTCGACTACATGCGCTTCTTTCTGGACTTCAGCTTTGGGATTGCGATCTATTGCGAACGAGATCAGCTGTCCCGGTTGTTTGCGCGCATCCCCGCCGCCGCCCGCGGCTTGTTTCTGCTCACGGGGATCGGATTGCTCACCAGCCCGGTCTACTTCATGATCGACACCCACATCCCGGTGCGCGCGCTGGTCCTGTACTGCTGCGGGGCCGCGGTGACCGTAATGTGCGTCGTGCACATGCCCGGAGTGCGGCGCCTCTTGTCGCTCCCGATCCTCGGCTGGATTGGTCGCATTTCGTTCAGCGTCTATCTCATTCACGCGCCGATCATCATCCTGCTTAGCCACTATGTCGATCATCAGCTAAACCTGTTCGAGGGCATGATCTTTGTCGTACTCAGTCTCGTCGCCACCTACGCGATCGCGCCGCTGTTCTACTACGGAGTCGAGGAACCTTCGATCCGCGCCGGTTACTGGGTGAGTGCAAAGCTCGAGAGCCTCGGGCGTTCAGGGTCAGAGGGCAATTCATGA